GATATCTTTGGCGATCTCCGGATGCTCACGCAGGTATTGGCGCGCGTTGTCCTTGCCCTGTCCGATGCGTTCGCCGTTATAGGAATACCAAGCGCCGGATTTATCCACGATCTTGGCGTCCGAGCCCATGTCGATAAGTTCGCCTTCGCGGGAAATGCCCTCGCCGTACAAAATCTCGGTGACGACCTGCTTGAATGGGGGCGCGAGTTTATTCTTGACCACTTTGATGCGGGTCTGGTTGCCGATGATTTCTTCGCCCTTCTTCACCGCGCCGATACGGCGAATGTCGAGACGAATCGATGCGTAGAATTTCAGCGCGTTGCCGCCGGTCGTGGTTTCCGGACTCTGCCCTGGCATCATCATGCCGATCTTCATACGCAGCTGATTGATGAAGATCACCATGCAGTTTGAACGTTTGATATTGCCGGTGAGTTTGCGCAACGCCTGACTCATCAAACGCGCCTGCAGACCGACATGGACATCGCCCATTTCGCCTTCGATTTCCGCTTTCGGCGTCAATGCCGCAACCGAGTCGACCACGACGACATCGACTGCACCCGAGCGCACCAGCATGTCGACGATTTCCAATGCCTGCTCGCCGGTATCGGGTTGCGATACCAGCAGATCATCCACGTTCACGCCAAGTTTTTCGGCATAAATCGGATCCAGGGCGTGCTCGGCATCGACAAATGCACACGCACCACCGAGCTTTTGCGCCTGAGCGACGACGTGCA
The sequence above is drawn from the Pseudolysobacter antarcticus genome and encodes:
- the recA gene encoding recombinase RecA, with protein sequence MDENKRRALTSALSQIEKQFGKGAVMRMGDRTSDAVDVVPTGSLGLDIALGIGGLPRGRVVEIYGPESSGKTTLTLHVVAQAQKLGGACAFVDAEHALDPIYAEKLGVNVDDLLVSQPDTGEQALEIVDMLVRSGAVDVVVVDSVAALTPKAEIEGEMGDVHVGLQARLMSQALRKLTGNIKRSNCMVIFINQLRMKIGMMMPGQSPETTTGGNALKFYASIRLDIRRIGAVKKGEEIIGNQTRIKVVKNKLAPPFKQVVTEILYGEGISREGELIDMGSDAKIVDKSGAWYSYNGERIGQGKDNARQYLREHPEIAKDIEEKLRALLVVTKPSAPVAAAELEEV